In the genome of Saccharomonospora viridis DSM 43017, one region contains:
- a CDS encoding response regulator transcription factor, with translation MAYGAHAARGINGMDRATHTLTVAAVDTTPIFREGLGMVVTRAHGLRWGGHAGSHHAGIQMCEQVRPDIVLIDSALDPLGHLTRLLAEGHPTMVIVVLVGEAQRTPAYLATVRAAGAHGALPRWAEPRQLTDGIRRAYVERRYTDPTLAALVPSQRTIDATDLTSGPHRLDMPLSRREYQVLQLIAEGLENAAVADKLYLSVETVRTHVKSILRKLGARDRTHAVSKAFRSGLLVATPPNHTGLDRAYHP, from the coding sequence ATGGCATACGGCGCACATGCCGCACGCGGCATCAACGGCATGGACAGGGCGACCCACACGTTGACCGTCGCCGCAGTGGATACGACGCCGATCTTCCGCGAAGGGCTCGGCATGGTCGTGACTCGCGCCCACGGTCTTCGTTGGGGTGGGCATGCGGGCAGCCACCACGCCGGTATCCAGATGTGCGAGCAAGTGCGCCCGGACATCGTGCTCATCGATTCGGCACTCGATCCACTCGGACACCTGACCCGGCTGTTGGCCGAGGGACATCCGACCATGGTGATCGTCGTGCTCGTGGGGGAAGCGCAACGCACACCCGCCTATCTCGCCACCGTGAGAGCCGCCGGAGCGCACGGCGCGCTGCCTCGCTGGGCTGAGCCGCGGCAGCTCACCGACGGCATCCGCCGGGCTTACGTCGAGCGCCGTTACACCGACCCGACGTTGGCCGCGCTGGTGCCCTCACAGCGGACGATCGACGCCACCGATCTCACGAGCGGCCCGCACCGACTGGACATGCCGCTGTCCCGTCGCGAGTACCAGGTGCTGCAGCTGATCGCGGAAGGACTGGAGAACGCGGCGGTGGCCGACAAGCTCTACCTGTCGGTGGAGACGGTGCGCACGCACGTCAAGAGCATCCTGCGCAAATTGGGTGCGCGTGACCGCACGCACGCGGTGAGCAAGGCGTTCCGTTCCGGTCTCCTCGTCGCCACCCCGCCGAATCACACGGGTCTGGACCGGGCCTACCACCCCTGA